In the Streptomyces sp. NBC_00525 genome, one interval contains:
- a CDS encoding TerD family protein produces the protein MTAELVRGQNHTLPQTRLEIRISAGTPVVAGATLGDEHGRVPGIEWIAHPGSPQLHGLEVSRQAAAGHRLAVDLDALPEGVHRVTVLLALPVAAGGPATFGAVASPFVAVTGLDGDEIATFTLTGLDSESAVAALELYRRQGAWKVRAVGQGYAGGLADMLADQGVDRAAELAGTIQEAVARGLARSVAPPPPRTPEGDRVRHAPAPAPGGDAQPPAPAVPPAAPPQPEPLAEPAAPGGPINYAHPRRQSTAPPPPPPAAPPAEPGRPAQPVAGDATGWSMDERLYNQVWGMFEDLSRTVAAYRSAVDFAESRMDQELERTLSDPRSRIGNTGDLARQEARAKRDELTARARESLDRDLAQLAAESAVVEPALPAPYAGWDNPVWHGYRAPMEIPMALRIGDLHLPESADVRIPLLVRLPLERGMWIDSGRTASQAAALTGTDELRRLAMEAAVLHAARLLAVYPPNEFTVHVIDPAGSAAGPLAPLVRSGVLPSPPASGAQGVSAVLAHLTRRVDLVQMAIRAGAADSLPPDLDPAEQLLIVNDFPHGFDDRAVTQLRYLADEGPSVGVHLMMVADREEASEYGPVLDPLWRSLLRVTPVADDHLADPWVGHAWTYEPPRTPPGSAVLDDVLARVAEARRTGHR, from the coding sequence ATGACGGCCGAGCTGGTCCGGGGGCAGAACCACACGTTGCCCCAGACCCGTCTGGAGATCCGGATATCGGCCGGGACGCCCGTCGTGGCCGGTGCCACGCTCGGCGACGAGCACGGCAGGGTGCCCGGCATCGAATGGATCGCCCACCCCGGCTCCCCGCAGCTGCACGGCCTCGAGGTCTCCCGGCAGGCCGCCGCCGGCCACCGGCTCGCGGTCGACCTCGACGCCCTGCCCGAGGGGGTCCACCGGGTCACGGTGCTGCTGGCCCTCCCGGTGGCCGCCGGCGGCCCCGCCACCTTCGGCGCCGTCGCCTCGCCCTTCGTCGCGGTCACCGGCCTGGACGGCGACGAGATCGCCACGTTCACCCTGACCGGGCTCGACAGCGAGTCCGCGGTCGCCGCCCTGGAGCTGTACCGCCGCCAGGGCGCCTGGAAGGTCCGGGCGGTCGGCCAGGGCTACGCCGGGGGCCTCGCCGACATGCTCGCCGACCAGGGCGTGGACCGGGCCGCCGAGCTGGCCGGGACCATCCAGGAGGCGGTCGCCCGCGGGCTGGCCCGCTCGGTGGCCCCGCCGCCGCCCCGCACCCCGGAGGGCGACCGCGTCCGGCACGCCCCGGCCCCCGCGCCGGGCGGCGACGCGCAGCCCCCCGCCCCGGCCGTGCCGCCGGCCGCTCCGCCGCAGCCCGAGCCGCTGGCCGAGCCCGCCGCGCCGGGCGGCCCGATCAACTACGCGCACCCGCGCCGGCAGTCCACCGCGCCCCCGCCGCCGCCCCCGGCCGCGCCGCCCGCCGAGCCCGGCCGGCCCGCCCAGCCGGTCGCCGGGGACGCCACCGGCTGGTCCATGGACGAGCGCCTGTACAACCAGGTGTGGGGCATGTTCGAGGACCTGTCCCGTACCGTCGCCGCCTACCGCAGCGCCGTCGACTTCGCCGAGTCCCGGATGGACCAGGAGCTGGAACGCACCCTGTCCGACCCGCGCAGCCGCATCGGGAACACCGGCGACCTGGCCCGCCAGGAGGCCCGTGCCAAGCGCGACGAGCTGACCGCCCGCGCCCGAGAGTCCCTCGACCGCGACCTCGCCCAGCTCGCCGCCGAGTCCGCCGTGGTGGAACCCGCGCTCCCGGCCCCCTACGCCGGCTGGGACAACCCCGTCTGGCACGGCTACCGGGCCCCGATGGAGATCCCCATGGCGCTGCGGATCGGCGACCTGCACCTGCCGGAGAGCGCCGACGTGCGCATCCCGCTGCTGGTCCGGCTGCCGCTGGAGCGGGGCATGTGGATCGACAGCGGGCGCACGGCGTCCCAGGCCGCCGCGCTGACCGGCACCGACGAGCTGCGCAGGCTGGCGATGGAGGCCGCCGTGCTGCACGCGGCCCGGCTGCTGGCCGTCTACCCGCCCAACGAGTTCACGGTCCACGTCATCGACCCGGCCGGTTCGGCGGCGGGCCCGCTCGCCCCGCTGGTCCGCTCCGGGGTACTGCCCTCGCCGCCCGCGTCCGGCGCGCAGGGGGTCTCCGCGGTGCTTGCCCACCTCACCCGGCGGGTGGACCTGGTGCAGATGGCGATCCGGGCCGGTGCCGCGGACTCGCTGCCGCCCGACCTGGACCCGGCCGAGCAGCTGCTGATCGTCAACGACTTCCCGCACGGCTTCGACGACCGCGCGGTCACCCAGCTGCGCTACCTCGCCGACGAGGGGCCCTCCGTGGGCGTCCATCTGATGATGGTCGCGGACCGCGAGGAGGCGTCCGAGTACGGCCCGGTCCTGGACCCGCTGTGGCGCTCGCTGCTGCGGGTCACCCCGGTCGCCGACGACCATCTGGCCGACCCCTGGGTCGGTCACGCCTGGACGTACGAGCCGCCCAGGACGCCGCCGGGCAGTGCGGTCCTGGACGACGTGCTGGCACGGGTGGCCGAGGCGCGCCGTACCGGACACCGCTGA
- a CDS encoding TerD family protein → MTVNMTKGQAISLQKSDGGTLTAVRMGLGWQAAPRRGLFGSRTREIDLDASAVLFADKQPVDVVFFRHLTSDDGSVRHTGDNLVGGAGSGGDDEAILVDLQRVPVHIDQIVFTVNSFTGQTFQEVQNAFCRIVDETNGQEMARYTLDGGGQYTAQIMAKVHRAGNAWKMTAIGTPANGRTFQDLMPAILPHL, encoded by the coding sequence GTGACGGTCAATATGACCAAGGGTCAGGCCATCAGCCTGCAGAAGAGCGATGGGGGGACCCTGACCGCGGTACGGATGGGGCTCGGCTGGCAGGCGGCGCCGCGCCGCGGTCTGTTCGGCTCGCGCACCCGTGAGATCGACCTGGACGCCTCGGCGGTCCTGTTCGCCGACAAGCAGCCGGTCGACGTGGTGTTCTTCCGCCACCTGACCAGCGACGACGGCTCGGTTCGGCACACGGGCGACAACCTCGTGGGCGGCGCCGGCTCCGGCGGCGACGACGAGGCGATCCTCGTGGACCTCCAGCGGGTGCCGGTCCACATCGACCAGATCGTCTTCACGGTGAACTCCTTCACCGGCCAGACGTTCCAGGAGGTGCAGAACGCCTTCTGCCGCATCGTGGACGAGACCAACGGCCAGGAGATGGCGCGCTACACGCTGGACGGCGGCGGGCAGTACACCGCGCAGATCATGGCGAAGGTGCACCGCGCGGGCAACGCCTGGAAGATGACCGCCATCGGCACTCCGGCCAACGGCCGTACCTTCCAGGACCTCATGCCGGCGATCCTGCCGCACCTGTAG
- a CDS encoding MHYT domain-containing protein: protein MQGTIDGFGYGAVTPAAAFLMACLGAALGLRCTTRSLRTERSFRAGWLALGATSIGSGIWTMHFVAMVGFSVEEVTIGYDKPITFASLAVAIVVVGLGIFLVGYRGATRMALVTGGTITGLGVASMHYLGMAGMRLDGRFEYDTLTVALSVVIAVVASTAALWAAASVRGFLSSLGASVVMGVAVSGMHYTGMAALRVHLHPAAPAEAAPAGDAAGDLLVPMLLGPVCFLVLAAVVVMFDPLVIMGTPDWDDPLTAPGRAPGVPARVPRFGTYADPASFSARPRDAVRPVDW from the coding sequence ATGCAGGGCACAATCGACGGCTTCGGCTACGGGGCGGTGACCCCTGCGGCGGCGTTCCTCATGGCCTGCCTCGGTGCGGCGCTGGGTCTGCGCTGCACCACGCGGTCACTGCGTACCGAGCGATCCTTCAGGGCCGGCTGGCTGGCTCTCGGGGCGACCTCCATCGGTTCGGGGATCTGGACCATGCACTTCGTCGCGATGGTGGGGTTCTCCGTCGAAGAGGTGACCATCGGCTACGACAAACCGATCACCTTCGCCAGCCTCGCCGTCGCGATCGTCGTGGTCGGCCTCGGAATCTTTCTCGTCGGGTACCGGGGCGCCACCCGGATGGCCCTGGTGACGGGAGGCACGATCACCGGGCTCGGTGTGGCCTCCATGCATTACCTCGGCATGGCGGGCATGCGGCTTGATGGGCGGTTCGAGTACGACACGCTGACCGTGGCCCTCTCCGTGGTCATCGCCGTGGTGGCCTCCACCGCCGCGCTGTGGGCCGCCGCCTCCGTCCGCGGCTTCCTGTCGAGCCTCGGCGCGAGCGTCGTGATGGGCGTCGCGGTCAGCGGCATGCACTACACCGGCATGGCCGCGCTCCGGGTCCACCTCCACCCCGCCGCGCCGGCCGAGGCCGCCCCCGCCGGGGACGCCGCCGGCGACCTGCTGGTGCCGATGCTGCTCGGACCCGTCTGCTTCCTGGTGCTGGCCGCCGTCGTGGTGATGTTCGATCCGCTGGTGATCATGGGCACGCCCGACTGGGACGACCCGCTGACCGCGCCCGGCCGGGCCCCCGGCGTCCCGGCGCGGGTGCCCCGCTTCGGCACGTACGCCGATCCGGCGTCCTTCTCCGCCCGGCCGCGCGACGCCGTACGCCCCGTGGACTGGTGA
- a CDS encoding TerC family protein, translating to MDVSWTLWALTIIGLSALIAVDFFIGRKPHDVSTKEAGIWTIVWIVLAALFGLGLLVAGETQASGEFFAGYITEKSLSVDNLFVFVLIMAKFSVPSHLQQRVLLIGVLIALVLRAVFIAAGAAVIANFSWVFYIFGAFLIYTAWKLIQEARADEEEEEFEENRLLKNIERRFGVADRYHGTKLFIRNNGKRVLTPLMVVMLAIGTTDVLFALDSIPAIFGLTQDPYIVFTANAFALMGLRQLYFLIGGLLKKLVHLSYGLSVILGFIGVKLVLHALHESGVNVPEISIPVSLGVICGVLVITTITSLMANKKQAAADQEKTADRV from the coding sequence GTGGACGTTTCATGGACCCTCTGGGCGCTGACCATCATCGGTCTCAGCGCCCTCATCGCCGTCGACTTCTTCATCGGGCGCAAGCCGCATGACGTGTCGACCAAGGAAGCCGGGATCTGGACGATCGTCTGGATCGTGCTCGCCGCCCTCTTCGGGCTCGGGCTGCTCGTGGCCGGTGAGACCCAGGCGTCGGGCGAGTTCTTCGCCGGTTACATCACCGAGAAGTCGCTCAGTGTCGACAACCTCTTCGTCTTCGTGCTGATCATGGCGAAGTTCTCGGTGCCCTCCCACCTCCAGCAGCGGGTGCTGCTCATCGGCGTGCTGATCGCGCTGGTGCTGCGGGCGGTCTTCATCGCCGCCGGCGCCGCGGTCATCGCCAACTTCTCGTGGGTGTTCTACATCTTCGGCGCGTTCCTCATCTACACCGCCTGGAAGCTCATCCAGGAGGCGCGGGCCGACGAGGAGGAAGAGGAGTTCGAGGAGAACCGCCTCCTGAAGAACATCGAGCGCCGCTTCGGCGTCGCCGACCGGTACCACGGCACCAAGCTCTTCATCCGCAACAACGGCAAGCGCGTCCTGACCCCGCTGATGGTCGTCATGCTCGCCATCGGCACCACGGACGTGCTGTTCGCGCTGGACTCCATCCCGGCGATCTTCGGCCTCACCCAGGACCCGTACATCGTCTTCACCGCGAACGCCTTCGCCCTGATGGGACTGCGCCAGCTGTACTTCCTGATCGGCGGTCTGCTGAAGAAGCTGGTCCACCTCAGCTACGGCCTGTCGGTGATCCTCGGCTTCATCGGCGTCAAGCTGGTGCTGCACGCCCTGCACGAGTCCGGGGTGAACGTCCCGGAGATCTCCATCCCGGTCTCCCTCGGCGTCATCTGCGGCGTCCTGGTGATCACCACGATCACCAGCCTGATGGCCAACAAGAAGCAGGCCGCGGCCGATCAGGAGAAGACGGCCGACCGCGTCTAG
- a CDS encoding maleylpyruvate isomerase family mycothiol-dependent enzyme has protein sequence MTDHAHDLEALREATDRLLSATEKLDGAALAGPSRLPGWSRGHVVAHLSRNADALVNVLQGRPMYADSETRDRDIERDAVRPPAEQQADLVASAARLTEAAAVPADWSRTVTLRGGVTDTASRLPFRRRVEVELHHVDLDIGYELEDLPEEFTAREIDFLAERFAGHPQAVSMGLADTAGRTWTTGGGADGGPVGVRGTAADLLGWLSGRRDGAALTVEGGTLPALPPL, from the coding sequence ATGACGGATCATGCGCACGACCTGGAAGCACTGCGGGAAGCGACCGATCGGCTGCTGAGCGCCACGGAGAAACTGGACGGCGCGGCGCTGGCCGGGCCGTCGCGGCTGCCGGGCTGGAGCCGCGGTCATGTCGTCGCGCACCTCTCACGTAACGCCGACGCCCTCGTAAACGTTCTCCAGGGCCGGCCGATGTACGCAGACAGCGAAACCCGCGACCGCGACATCGAGCGGGACGCCGTCCGGCCGCCGGCGGAGCAGCAGGCCGATCTGGTCGCGAGCGCGGCCCGGCTCACCGAGGCCGCGGCCGTCCCGGCGGACTGGTCGCGCACGGTGACCCTGCGTGGCGGCGTCACGGACACGGCCTCCCGGCTGCCCTTCCGGCGCCGCGTGGAGGTGGAGCTGCACCACGTCGACCTGGACATCGGCTACGAGCTGGAGGATCTGCCGGAGGAGTTCACCGCGCGGGAGATCGACTTCCTGGCGGAGCGGTTCGCCGGACACCCGCAGGCCGTGTCCATGGGTCTGGCGGACACGGCCGGGCGCACCTGGACGACCGGCGGCGGAGCGGACGGCGGCCCGGTGGGAGTCCGGGGCACGGCGGCCGACCTGCTGGGATGGCTCAGTGGGCGGCGCGACGGCGCGGCGCTGACGGTCGAGGGAGGAACGCTCCCGGCGCTGCCCCCGCTATAG
- a CDS encoding MBL fold metallo-hydrolase: MTYSGAVRVGGPADVHELTDLMISKVAVGPADNNAYLLRCRETGEQLLIDAANDAGTLLRLIGDDSILSVVTTHRHRDHWQALGEVVAATGARTYAGRYDAEGIEVPTEVLVEDGDIVRVGRVPLTARHLTGHTPGSIALLYDDPHGAPHLFTGDCLFPGGLGNTRRDPEAFASLLHDVETKVFDPLPDETWVYPGHGRDTTLGDERPHLPEWRARGW, translated from the coding sequence ATGACGTACAGCGGAGCGGTCAGGGTCGGCGGGCCCGCCGATGTGCACGAACTGACGGATCTGATGATCTCGAAGGTCGCCGTCGGCCCCGCGGACAACAACGCCTATCTGCTGCGCTGCCGGGAGACGGGCGAGCAGCTGCTGATCGACGCGGCGAATGACGCCGGGACGCTGCTGCGGCTGATCGGGGACGACTCCATCCTCTCCGTCGTCACCACCCACCGGCACCGCGACCACTGGCAGGCTTTGGGCGAGGTGGTCGCGGCGACCGGGGCGCGCACCTACGCCGGCCGGTACGACGCCGAGGGCATCGAGGTGCCCACGGAGGTGCTGGTCGAGGACGGGGACATCGTCCGGGTGGGCCGGGTGCCGCTCACCGCCCGCCATCTGACCGGGCACACGCCGGGCTCGATCGCCCTCCTGTACGACGACCCGCACGGGGCCCCGCACCTGTTCACCGGGGACTGCCTCTTCCCCGGCGGCCTCGGCAACACGCGCCGGGACCCCGAGGCGTTCGCGAGTCTGCTGCACGACGTGGAGACCAAGGTCTTCGACCCGCTGCCGGACGAGACCTGGGTCTATCCGGGCCACGGGCGCGACACCACGCTGGGGGACGAACGGCCCCACCTGCCCGAGTGGCGCGCCCGCGGCTGGTGA
- the uvrA gene encoding excinuclease ABC subunit UvrA, with protein MADRLIVRGAREHNLKNVSLDLPRDSLIVFTGLSGSGKSSLAFDTIFAEGQRRYVESLSSYARQFLGQMDKPDVDFIEGLSPAVSIDQKSTSRNPRSTVGTITEVYDYLRLLFARIGKPHCPECRRPISRQSPQAIVDKVLGLPEGSRFQVLSPLVRERKGEFVDLFSDLQTKGYSRARVDGATIQLSEPPALKKQEKHTIEVVVDRLTVKDSAKRRLTDSVETALGLSGGMVVLDFVDLPEDDPERERMYSEHLYCPYDDLSFEELEPRSFSFNSPFGACPDCTGIGTRMEVDPELIVPDEEKSLDEGAIHPWSHGHTKEYFGRQINALAEALGFRTDIPWAGLPQRAKKALLHGHKIQTEVRYRNRYGRERAYTTPSFEGAVQFVKRRHSEAESDSSRERFEGYMREVPCPTCEGTRLKPIVLAVTVMDRSIAEVSAMSISDCAEFLGRLTLNARDKKIAERVLKEVNERLKFLVDVGLDYLSLNRAAGTLSGGEAQRIRLATQIGSGLVGVLYVLDEPSIGLHQRDNHRLIETLVRLRDMGNTLIVVEHDEDTIKVADWVVDIGPGAGEHGGKVVHSGSLKELLANDKSVTGQYLTGKRSIPVPDIRRPVDPERLLTVHGARENNLRDIDVSFPLGVLTAVTGVSGSGKSTLVNDILYTHLARELNGAKSVPGRHTRVDGDDLVDKVVHVDQSPIGRTPRSNPATYTGVFDHVRKLFAETMEAKVRGYLPGRFSFNVKGGRCENCSGDGTIKIEMNFLPDVYVPCEVCHGARYNRETLEVHYKGKSIAEVLDMPIEEGLEFFEAVPTIARHLRTLNEVGLGYVRLGQSAPTLSGGEAQRVKLASELQKRSTGRTVYVLDEPTTGLHFEDISKLIKVLSGLVDKGNSVIVIEHNLDVIKTADWVVDMGPEGGSGGGMVVAEGTPEYVAGVPASHTGKFLQDILDADRIGEAAVPAARRSAGRKTAKKTAAAKAPAAKTATAKAPAAKKSAAKKTARARKG; from the coding sequence GTGGCCGACCGTCTCATCGTCCGTGGCGCTCGCGAGCACAACCTCAAGAACGTCTCGCTCGACCTTCCCCGCGACTCCCTCATCGTCTTCACCGGGCTCTCCGGGTCGGGCAAGTCGTCGCTCGCGTTCGACACGATCTTCGCCGAGGGCCAGCGCCGCTACGTGGAGTCCCTCTCCTCGTACGCGCGGCAGTTCCTCGGCCAGATGGACAAGCCGGACGTCGACTTCATCGAGGGCCTGTCGCCCGCCGTCTCCATCGACCAGAAATCGACCTCGCGCAACCCGCGCTCGACGGTCGGCACCATCACGGAGGTCTACGACTACCTCCGGCTGCTCTTCGCCCGGATCGGCAAGCCGCACTGCCCCGAGTGCCGCCGCCCGATCTCGCGCCAGTCGCCGCAGGCCATCGTGGACAAGGTCCTGGGCCTGCCCGAGGGCAGCCGCTTCCAGGTGCTCTCGCCGCTGGTGCGCGAGCGCAAGGGCGAGTTCGTCGACCTCTTCTCGGACCTCCAGACCAAGGGCTACAGCCGCGCCCGGGTGGACGGCGCGACCATCCAGCTCTCCGAGCCGCCCGCGCTCAAGAAGCAGGAGAAGCACACCATCGAGGTGGTCGTCGACCGCCTCACCGTGAAGGACAGCGCCAAGCGCCGGCTCACCGACTCCGTCGAGACCGCGCTGGGCCTCTCCGGCGGCATGGTCGTGCTCGACTTCGTCGACCTCCCCGAGGACGACCCCGAGCGCGAGCGGATGTACTCCGAGCACCTCTACTGCCCGTACGACGACCTCTCCTTCGAGGAGCTGGAGCCGCGCTCCTTCTCCTTCAACTCCCCGTTCGGCGCCTGCCCCGACTGCACCGGCATCGGTACGCGCATGGAGGTCGACCCGGAACTGATCGTCCCGGACGAGGAGAAGTCGCTCGACGAGGGCGCGATCCACCCCTGGTCCCACGGCCACACCAAGGAGTACTTCGGCCGCCAGATCAACGCCCTGGCCGAAGCCCTCGGCTTCCGTACCGACATCCCCTGGGCGGGGCTGCCGCAGCGCGCCAAGAAGGCCCTGCTGCACGGCCACAAGATCCAGACCGAGGTCCGCTACCGCAACCGGTACGGGCGCGAGCGCGCCTACACCACCCCGTCCTTCGAGGGCGCCGTCCAGTTCGTCAAGCGGCGCCACTCCGAGGCCGAGAGCGACTCCAGCCGGGAGCGCTTCGAGGGGTACATGCGCGAGGTCCCCTGCCCCACCTGCGAGGGCACCCGGCTCAAGCCGATCGTCCTCGCGGTCACGGTGATGGACAGGTCCATCGCCGAGGTCTCCGCGATGTCCATCAGCGACTGCGCCGAGTTCCTGGGCCGGCTGACGCTGAACGCCCGCGACAAGAAGATCGCCGAGCGGGTGCTCAAGGAGGTCAACGAGCGGTTGAAGTTCCTGGTCGACGTCGGCCTGGACTACCTCTCGCTCAACCGCGCCGCGGGCACCCTGTCCGGCGGCGAGGCCCAGCGCATCCGGCTCGCCACCCAGATCGGCTCCGGACTCGTCGGCGTGCTCTACGTGCTGGACGAGCCCTCCATCGGGCTGCACCAGCGCGACAACCACCGGCTGATCGAGACCCTGGTCCGCCTCCGCGACATGGGCAACACGCTCATCGTCGTCGAGCACGACGAGGACACCATCAAGGTCGCCGACTGGGTCGTGGACATCGGCCCGGGCGCCGGTGAGCACGGCGGCAAGGTGGTCCACTCCGGCTCGCTGAAGGAACTGCTGGCCAACGACAAGTCGGTCACCGGCCAGTACCTCACCGGCAAGCGGTCGATCCCGGTCCCCGACATCCGGCGCCCCGTGGACCCCGAGCGGCTGCTCACGGTGCACGGCGCCCGCGAGAACAACCTCCGGGACATCGACGTCTCCTTCCCGCTCGGCGTGCTCACCGCGGTCACCGGCGTCTCCGGCTCCGGCAAGTCCACGCTGGTCAACGACATCCTCTACACCCACCTCGCCCGCGAGCTGAACGGCGCCAAGTCGGTGCCCGGCCGGCACACCCGGGTCGACGGGGACGACCTCGTCGACAAGGTGGTGCACGTCGACCAGTCGCCCATCGGCCGTACGCCCCGGTCCAACCCGGCCACGTACACCGGCGTCTTCGACCACGTCCGCAAGCTGTTCGCCGAGACGATGGAGGCCAAGGTCCGCGGCTATCTGCCGGGCCGGTTCTCCTTCAACGTCAAGGGCGGCCGCTGCGAGAACTGCTCCGGCGACGGCACGATCAAGATCGAGATGAACTTCCTGCCCGATGTGTACGTCCCGTGCGAGGTCTGCCACGGCGCGCGCTACAACCGGGAGACGCTGGAGGTGCACTACAAGGGCAAGTCCATCGCCGAGGTGCTGGACATGCCGATCGAGGAGGGCCTGGAGTTCTTCGAGGCCGTGCCCACCATCGCGCGCCATCTGCGCACGCTCAACGAGGTCGGTCTCGGCTATGTGCGGCTCGGCCAGTCCGCGCCGACGCTCTCCGGCGGCGAGGCCCAGCGGGTCAAGCTCGCCAGCGAGCTGCAGAAGCGCTCCACCGGACGCACGGTCTACGTCCTGGACGAGCCGACCACCGGTCTGCACTTCGAGGACATCTCCAAGCTGATCAAGGTGCTGTCCGGTTTGGTCGACAAGGGGAACTCGGTGATCGTCATCGAGCACAACCTGGACGTCATCAAGACCGCCGACTGGGTCGTGGACATGGGCCCCGAGGGCGGCAGCGGCGGCGGCATGGTCGTCGCCGAGGGCACCCCCGAGTACGTGGCCGGTGTCCCCGCCAGCCACACCGGGAAGTTCCTCCAGGACATCCTGGACGCCGACCGGATCGGCGAGGCCGCCGTGCCGGCCGCCCGCAGGTCCGCCGGCCGGAAGACCGCCAAGAAGACGGCCGCCGCCAAGGCCCCGGCCGCCAAGACGGCGACGGCCAAGGCACCGGCGGCGAAGAAGTCCGCCGCCAAGAAGACGGCCCGCGCCCGCAAGGGCTGA
- the uvrB gene encoding excinuclease ABC subunit UvrB → MRPVSKIERTVAPFEVVSPYQPSGDQPAAIAELEKRVRAGEKDVVLLGATGTGKSATTAWMIEKLQRPTLVMAPNKTLAAQLANEFRELLPNNAVEYFVSYYDYYQPEAYVPQSDTYIEKDSSINEEVERLRHSATNSLLTRRDVVVVASVSCIYGLGTPQEYVDRMVQLKVGQEIDRDQLLRRFVEIQYTRNDLAFTRGTFRVRGDTIEIFPVYEELAVRIEMFGDEIEALSTLHPITGEVISEDRSLHVFPASHYVAGPERMEKAVSGIEQELEQRLAELEKQGKMLEAQRLRMRTTYDIEMLRQIGTCSGVENYSMHFDDRSPGTAPNTLLDYFPEDFLLVLDESHVTVPQIGAMYEGDASRKRTLVDHGFRLPSALDNRPLKWEEFLQRINQTVYLSATPGAYELSRGDGFVEQIIRPTGLIDPEVVVKPTEGQIDDLVHEIRERAERDERVLVTTLTKKMAEDLTDYFLELGIRVRYLHSDVDTLRRIELLRELRSGEYDVLVGINLLREGLDLPEVSLVAILDADKQGFLRSGTSLIQTIGRAARNVSGQVHMYADKVTPAMAQAIDETNRRREKQIAYNTERGIDPQPLRKKINDIVATIAREEVDTEQLLGTGYRQGKEGKAPVPALGKHAVPGDGKAARSGKGAGRGRDAAAVTDRPATELAGIIEEMTDRMRAAAADLQFEVAARLRDEVGELKKELRQMREAGLA, encoded by the coding sequence ATGCGGCCAGTCTCGAAGATCGAACGTACGGTGGCGCCTTTCGAGGTCGTCAGCCCCTACCAGCCCAGCGGCGACCAGCCGGCGGCCATCGCCGAGCTGGAGAAGCGCGTCCGCGCGGGCGAGAAGGACGTCGTGCTCCTCGGCGCGACCGGCACCGGCAAGTCCGCGACCACCGCCTGGATGATCGAGAAGCTGCAGCGCCCCACCCTGGTGATGGCGCCGAACAAGACGCTCGCCGCCCAGCTGGCCAACGAGTTCCGCGAGCTCCTGCCCAACAACGCCGTCGAGTACTTCGTCTCGTACTACGACTACTACCAGCCCGAGGCGTACGTCCCCCAGTCGGACACGTACATCGAGAAGGACTCCTCGATCAACGAGGAGGTCGAGCGGCTGCGCCACTCCGCGACGAACTCCCTGCTCACCCGGCGCGACGTCGTCGTGGTCGCCTCCGTCTCCTGCATCTACGGCCTCGGTACGCCCCAGGAGTACGTGGACCGCATGGTCCAGCTCAAGGTCGGCCAGGAGATCGACCGCGACCAGCTGCTGCGCCGCTTCGTGGAGATCCAGTACACCCGCAACGACCTGGCCTTCACCCGGGGCACCTTCCGGGTGCGCGGCGACACCATCGAGATCTTCCCGGTCTACGAGGAGCTGGCCGTCCGCATCGAGATGTTCGGCGACGAGATCGAGGCCCTGTCCACGCTGCACCCGATCACCGGCGAGGTCATCAGCGAGGACCGGTCCCTGCACGTCTTCCCCGCCAGCCACTACGTGGCCGGACCCGAGCGCATGGAGAAGGCCGTCAGCGGCATCGAACAGGAGCTGGAGCAGCGCCTGGCCGAGCTGGAGAAGCAGGGCAAGATGCTGGAGGCCCAGCGGCTGCGCATGCGCACCACGTACGACATCGAGATGCTGCGCCAGATCGGCACCTGCTCCGGCGTCGAGAACTACTCGATGCACTTCGACGACCGTTCCCCCGGCACCGCCCCCAACACCCTCCTCGACTACTTCCCCGAGGACTTCCTGCTGGTCCTCGACGAGTCGCATGTCACCGTGCCGCAGATCGGCGCCATGTACGAGGGCGACGCCTCCCGCAAGCGGACCCTGGTCGACCACGGCTTCCGGCTGCCGTCCGCCCTGGACAACCGCCCGCTCAAGTGGGAGGAGTTCCTCCAGCGGATCAACCAGACGGTCTACCTCTCCGCCACCCCGGGCGCCTACGAGCTGTCCCGCGGCGACGGGTTCGTCGAGCAGATCATCCGCCCCACCGGCCTCATCGACCCGGAGGTCGTCGTCAAGCCCACCGAGGGCCAGATCGACGACCTGGTGCACGAGATCCGCGAACGCGCCGAGCGCGACGAACGCGTCCTGGTCACCACGCTCACCAAGAAGATGGCGGAGGACCTCACCGACTACTTCCTGGAGCTGGGCATCCGGGTGCGCTACCTGCACAGCGACGTGGACACGCTGCGCCGCATCGAGCTGCTGCGCGAGCTGCGCTCCGGCGAGTACGACGTGCTGGTCGGCATCAACCTCCTGCGCGAGGGCCTCGACCTGCCCGAGGTGTCCCTGGTGGCCATCCTGGACGCCGACAAGCAGGGCTTCCTGCGCTCCGGCACCTCGCTGATCCAGACCATCGGCCGCGCGGCGCGCAACGTCTCGGGGCAGGTCCATATGTACGCGGACAAGGTCACCCCGGCCATGGCCCAGGCGATCGACGAGACCAACCGCCGCCGCGAGAAGCAGATCGCGTACAACACCGAGCGCGGCATCGACCCGCAGCCGCTGCGCAAGAAGATCAACGACATCGTCGCCACCATCGCCCGCGAGGAGGTGGACACCGAGCAGCTCCTCGGCACCGGCTACCGGCAGGGCAAGGAGGGCAAGGCGCCGGTGCCCGCCCTCGGCAAGCACGCCGTGCCGGGCGACGGGAAGGCGGCGCGGTCCGGCAAGGGGGCCGGGCGCGGCCGGGACGCCGCCGCGGTCACCGACCGGCCGGCCACCGAACTCGCCGGGATCATCGAGGAGATGACGGACCGGATGCGGGCGGCCGCCGCCGACCTCCAGTTCGAGGTCGCCGCCCGGCTGCGCGACGAGGTGGGCGAGCTGAAGAAGGAGCTGCGCCAGATGCGCGAGGCGGGCCTCGCCTGA